The Diceros bicornis minor isolate mBicDic1 chromosome 18, mDicBic1.mat.cur, whole genome shotgun sequence sequence CTCAAATGAATGGGCTTAAACTGTCATGAAAAGACCTGTGGCCTGACACGACAGGACAGTGGGCTGAAAGGGGAGGCCGCATATATGCTCATGGGGAAGGGACAGTTTTAAAGGTGAAGCTCCTGTCAATAGTCTCCTCGTTTACTCGGGTGTTTGAGGAACTTCAGCCACTGGAGGATGCCTCACTGTTGTCACTGCCCCTCGCCTCCCGCCCTGCCCACCGCAAACCACACCCCTGCCCTCCCTGGAGCACACTCACGTAGGCTGGGTTGGGATATGCCGGAGGTGGGACTGCAGGATTCTGTGGAAAAGAGACCAGGAAATTCAGTGTGGGAGTGACACACACATGGGCCCCACACATTCCAGAGGGGATGCTCCGCTGTGACACTGAGGTCGTGAGGCTTCAGCCCTTGGATTCTCCATCACCTTCCTTCTCTCGTCAGCCAGGGTCAGACTTCTTGCCATGTTCCCAGACCCCATCACAGCCTCCTTCCCCTCAACCTCTGCACAGGCAGCCCCACCCACTCCAGGCCTCCCGTCTGCTCAgcactggcaggaggaggagcagcagCTCACTCCTGTGAGCAGCAGTGACACCCTTGGGCTCTTCCTCAGGATCCAGGGCCTCCTCCCCAGATGCTGGACCACGGCACTCCCCTCCTAGTGACAGAAGGACCCGTTTTCCTGCTGGTCCCTAGGGGACCTGCCTCTGGGGCCGCTGGCTGAGTCCAGCCTTCTCCAGGTTCTCTGCTGTCCCAAGGAGAGTTTCATTCCACGTCTCCTGAGCAGAGTGCCCACCCCAGTGTCTCCATCCCCTTGCTAAACTGTTTTCTCCTCCACTCTCAGACCAGAAATCAGTCCTTGGTGAAGGGTCTCGCGGTGGCACTGTGACCTGACCAGAGCTTCCAGACTTACCGGGCACATATGTTGAGGGGCGCTCAACACGGTGTGGTTGACTCTTTCCTTCTGGAGGAAAGAAACCTGCATTGTAACCAGCCCTCACGAACGTGAAGACCACCAACTGCCAGCAGAGGGCAGCACATAACACAGTCCTTTGAAGTGAGTTAATCGAGCGGCTAACAGCCCTTGGCCCCGAGCAGCCCCCCAAAATTGGAGGATAGGCGTGCTTCTCTCAAGGGGACGAGGCAGGGGCAAAGGTTTCCTCTGAGAAGAAACATGGCTGCACTCTGGGCTCTGGCCCATCTTCTCAGGGAGCGTCTTCAGCACAGCCTCACTTGGCAGGAGGCATTGAATGTGGGGCCTCGCTCTTCTGGGGCCGCCCACAGACGGCGGAGGACTGAGCCCACAAGTGCGATTCAGGGAGTTTCCCAACTCACCagggccaccccccacccccacagcacCACAGCCAGGCCGAGGGTCAGGGGTCTCACCACCCTCCATATGGGAGAGGCCCGATgcctggccctgcctcctcccttcaACCCACAGGAAGATGCAAAATGAAGAGGTTCCCAAGAGAGCAAGGGACTTAAAATGGGAGCTGAGCTGGCGGCCTGATCCTTGGAGACGGAAGGGATGAGAAAGTCAAAATGGCAGTGGACGTCGGTGCCACACGAGGGTGAGACCACGGCAGAAACTGTGGTCAGAAATGCCTCCCCTGACTCCCCCTCGCCTCCGGTCCTGTCCCCTCTAACCTTCCTGAGCCCGAGGCGCCCAGATGTCCCCGTCCTCCCAGGTGCTCCCTGGTTaggagggggcggggccgggatGGAGGAGGGGACATGCGCATTGGCTcctccagagggagaggaggacgAGTCAGAGGTGGACCCGCCCGCTTCCCTTAGCTCCCACGGCTCAGGGCCGCGTTTCACCCTGAAGGTGAAGACTAGCATCTACTGAGCGCTTATCGCGTGCCGGGCTCGGCCTTCAGTGCTTCACGAGGGAGGCGATCCCGGCTCCTGTTTCCCTAGGGAGGCAGCCAGGCTCCGAAGGGCTAAGCAACGTGCCCAAGCTCGCCCAGGTAGCAGGGGACAAATGTAACATGGTGCCCAGTCTGTCTGGTTGTGTCCCCCgcaccctgtcctgcccaggcctgggcCCAAGTCGGGCTGCCCTGCAGGGCTCCCTGGAGCTCCACAGTCCTGCAGTCAGCGGAGCAGGAGGCCGGTGCCCGAGCAGGACAGTGATGGGCCCCAGGAAGGCTGGGTGGAGAGACATCCCTTCCCACCCACCCACTGCTCTGGAGCCAAAGAGGGGGCCAGGTCCTGCTCCCCTTCCTGTTCTGGACTCTGTCCTCACCAACAGACTGATCTTCCTACCCTGATTGGTTTCTTCTTCTACTGGCTGTGCAAACCACACTCGGCATTTACTTACCCGGTCCCTCCTGCTCACCCGGCACTGTGCAGAGTGCTGGggacacacaactgaacaagccACAGTCCTAGCCTGCAAGGCTCATGGGCATGGggaaggagtgggtggagtgaTGGGGACAGACAGGTAAGGAGAGTTACATGGGGACGTCATGACTGGCACGGCACAGACATGTACAAAGTCCATGGGGACATAGGGTGGGGGTGCATCCAGTTATCTGCCAGGCAGGGAAGATGCTCCCAAGGAGGGACATTTAAGCAGAGCATTGAAGGGCCATTAGGGGTTGGCTGCAGGTGAGGTGGCAAAGGGTGCCTTCAGCACCAAgacagcatgtgcaaaagccTGGTGGCCCCAGAGAGCCTCGAGTGAGCAGTGGAGGCTGGGTGAGCTTCATGGGGGACGGCTGAGGCCAGAAGATGGGCTTGGGCAATGCTGGGGAGGATGCCACACGTCCTGCTGGGGGATTGGCTTTCTTTAGAAGGACTTGGGGCCTTTAGGATTTTTAAGCAGGGAGAGGATGTGAGCAGATTGGCTTATAGGAAGGTCACTGCCGCAGTGGGTGGGTGAGAGGGGAGTGGGGAACTGGACCAGGGTCCTCGTGCTGAGGGGTCATGTGGCCTGGACCAAGGCAGTGGCTTCGGAAGGGGGAGGTGGTGGTGCTCtggagagagatgaagagagggagggaagaaccaAGGACGACTGTGGGGTCCCCACTCTGGGGGCCTGGTGGAGGGAGACAGGGAACTGTTGGTGGGGCCTGTAGGCCCCGGCTGGCCTGCTGGCTGGAACCAGCCTCTCGGACCCTCTGTCCTTCCTGCTAACAGCTCCGCTTCCTGGACTCTCCATGTTTAACTCACTTGTGGTTTGCGCCCCTTGGGCTTGTGCGGGAAGCGGGCAGCCTGGGAGAAGTGCATCGTGGAGAAGGCGGGCTGGACAGGGGCTGCGCGAGTGTTCTGTTAAAACAAAAGGCACCAGGGGGCGAAGAGAAGCATTAATGAAGCCAAGGAGGAGCGGAAAGGCAGGGcctggggcaagagggagagagccAGGCAGACAGGGGGCGGGAGGGTGTTCAGGACCTCGTGGAGGGGCAGCAGGGACAATTAGGCTCCAGTGGGTGACAGCAGGATggtgctgtctctctctctcggcacagctttttctgtctctctccctccctctctctctctccctccctccctccctctctctctctctcccccacccctgtaGGGGAGACAGTTGGATAGGGAGGAATATGAGAGATGAGGACCTAAGAGAGAGGAGCTCATATTTGCTGAGGGCCTCTGTGTGTTGTCCCCATCTCAGGAGCACACGAAATACAGAAAGTGGTAACAACAGCTCCAGTCAGCCTCCTGTGCCCTGAGGGAATGTGGGCCCAGCATACTCCAATCTTCCCAGTCTTCACAAAACACCAGAAATCCAGATTTCCATGTGTAGTTTCCtgacattctttttaattctggttaaaatacacataaaatgtaccatcttaaccttttttttttttttttggtgaggaagattagccctgagctaacatctgttgccaatcctcatctttttgctgaggaagattggccctggactaacatccatgcccatcttcctctactatatacGTGGGagccctgccacagcatggcttgataagtagtgtgtaggtccgcacctgggatccgaacctgtgaaccctgggccaacgaagcagagcacacgaacttgaccactatgccactgggctggccccatcataACAGTTTTTGAGTTTATAGTTCAGTGGCTCTAGTACATTCACATCGTTGTGTaaacatcaccaccatccagcTCGAGAACTTTCTCATCTTATAAACTTTGCCTGACGTTTTAGATGTTGGCAACatgctcaaaaattttaaaacacagagaTGGTCAAGTAGACCCTGGTGTGTGCACATGCGGGCCATTTTATAACCTCTGACATACATCACCTCGTGAGATCACACAGTAACCCTTGGGGCAGCAGCGACTATGCCCCTtccacagatgagcaaactgaggctgggagagaggaAGCCGCTTGTCTAAGATCCCACAGCCAATGAGAAGGGCAGAACTGGGAATCTGAGCTGGATTCAGTTTGATTCCCAGGCCTGGGTTCTTTCTGGAACCACACGGCCTCCTAACCAGGGGGGAAATAGAGAGTGACACAGACGAGTGGCCTAGGAGTCTGGGAGACGGGGGCAAGTGTTCCAGAAGAGACGGCAACACCAGAAGGATGGGACACAGGAGCTGGAGGTGAGTCCCCAGAGTCACCTGGGTTTGGGCTCACCCAACAGAGCCAGGGCACAGCTAGACTGGGCCCTGCCCCCGCCCCTGGGACAGGTGCCAGGTGGACCATCTGACCTGGAAGCTGATGGAGGACAGCTGCACAATGCCGGTGACAGAGAGGGTGTCCACGCGGTGGAAGGGCACACGGTGTGAGTACTGCACAAAGAGGCTCCCGTTCACTGTCACCTGCCAAGACGAGCACACATTCCAGGAGAGGGGTcccaggccagggctggggcgCACCTGAGCCTCTGGGACCCGGGCTTCTAGAAATTAAGACTTGCATCTGGTTTTCACACCCATCCCTGTGGGTCGGGGCACCAGCCTTCAGAGCTGTGCCAGGTACAGGAACATGCGTGGGATCCAGAGGGTATCCGCACTCAGTCTCTGCCACGCTCTAGTTGTTGGCTTTTTGTTCTCACGGTTGTTCATTTATGGCAGTAGGTTTGTCTGTCTGATCATGGCTCACCTGGGGTGTTATTTAAATATGCCTCACAATGTTCATAGGGAACAGAGGAGAGACGACCTCGGGTGGAATGTGGAGGGAATGGGAACATCCGCCTTCACTCAGGGAAGCGCAGACACAGATATACTCACCCAGACCTGTTTTCCAAAGCCCAGAGACACCGCTCTGCTCACAGAAGCAATTTgcaacaccttgcaaaactaagTTATTAATAGAACCTGGATAAAGGCTTCAACAATGTTGCCAATAAAGAAGTGATCTCAGAGAACTGAATGGATCAATGGCTACAGCTCAGGAACGGAATTAACTTGGACTTAAAGACCCAGGAAGCCAAAATACACCATGGAGACTTATCTAGTTCTTATTCCCTGAGTGAAAGAAGCAGCAGGTGCCCCTGTGGGTGCAGGTGAAGGTGTAAGGAGACTGCAGCCATCAGTAACACCCTGACAAGGAAGTGGTCCTATTATCTGTCTAGTGGTGTTGCTCAGCAAGATGTCAATGCGTGTGATTATTTTAAGGCTATTCAGCACCTGTTAGGGCTGAGGCGACAggcagtgggagggaggggaTGAGAGCTCCTGCTCACCTGGAAATGGGAGCTCTGCACCAGGACGCTGAGCTCAAAGGGACTACCCCTCTGTAAGGGCAGTGGCGTCTTCCTCTCCTCTGGCCCCCAGCGTCCGTTCTGCTTCGTGTTGCAGACCAAATACCCGCCTCTTTCAAACCGAGGGTTGAAGTGGAAGGCAATGTCATTGTCACTGGGGCCAGTCTGAAAGTTCACAGCAAACCTAGGCGAGGGAAATCAGATAGTCACCTGTAGCCTGGCTCATGCCAATGGCAGGACCGAGAGGGCCTCGCCTTTGACTGGCATCTGTCAGGGAAGTTACACACAACCCGCGATCCTCAGTCTGTTGCCATCCTGTCTGTTCCCCTAATTAGCACTTAGTGTGTTTTTGTGCAATTATTGCATTTTGTCTTTACAGtgtaattttctaaaaataagtaGAAATTGGGTAAAGAAAAATGTTGATGCTAGCGACAAGAAGTATAGATCTTGGAAACTAATTACAAATTAGTGTCAAAGGTGAAAGTTGGGAAACGTGCCTAGAAGAGCCTTCAGCACCCAGTGGACACTCATTGGAGGCTGGCGCACGTCTGCTCAATTGGGAAAGAAGAGAACAAGTTTAAAGAACATGTGAAATTGACAGGACTATACCTACATAGACAAGGCCTAAAAGGGAGGCGTaatcaagaaataaataaaattaaaagggagGCATAGAATAAATACTAGCTCTCCAGGTGTGAGAACTTTCATCAAATTACATTTGATGGCAAGTTGAAACATCTCAACATTATCCGAATGAGGGTTCCAAAGTAGGTGAGGGCAGTTCCAGGAAGTAAAGGAATTGATATTTTTGCACCTCTGAATCATCAGGTGCAAAGTTCAACCCTGTAAATAATCATCTGTCTCCGGGCTTGCCTGCTTCTCTCCTAGACTGCGAGCTCCCGTCATCCCTATGTCTACCAGGGGTCTGTGTTAATGGGGCCCACACCCTATTGGCAGAGGGCAGTGGTGCCATTCAGCATTGGCAGGGGCCGGGCCCTGCCATCTCATCTGGCATCTCCAGGTGCAGGCAGCTCCGAGGGTGTAGGGTGAACCAACCTGAGCGGACAGGTGCCAATCTTTGCTAAGGGGCGAGGCTGCAGAGAAACCACAGTTCCAAGTACCTGGTTCCACTGGAGGCTAAAACGGCCCCATTGACAGTGATCTGAAGTCCCTCCTGGAGACTCCCTTGGATGATCCCAGAGAAGGGGACGACCTGCAGAGAGAAGACAGATtctgaagcctccagaaggaaaggCTTGCTGacactttcatttttgatttctgacttccagaactgagagaacaaatttgagttgttttaagcctGGCCAGCCAAAGCTGCCGTGGAGTTTGGAcctgtgtgcgcgtgtgtgtatgtgtgtgtgagtgagggatCTTAGCAGGAAACAGCAGCACTGGCTTTTGCTCCCTGTGGAGCAGGAGGATGGGTTTTTGCACTGGTTTTATGGCCCCACAGGCCTGGGCTCGCTTCTAGTTCCCTGTGTGAGCAGCTCGGCTGTTGGGCAAATCACTCTGCACCCCAGGTCCCTCCGTGGAGCAGCGACACAACAGCACCAGCCTGGCAGAGTTCGCGAGAGGACTAGATAAGAGGCCACATGGAAAGCCCCGGGCTCACCGGCCCTGACAGTGGCGGCTGTTTGCATCTGGAAGAATTAGTCTCTGTGCTGGGTCAGAATTGCTCTCTGCTTCTGGCCGGGCCTGGAGCCTGAAaactttttccttcccttcctatCCAGAAGTCCAGACAGCACAGCCAGGCCCTACAGGCCACAGGGTGGGCAGCCTCCTTCTGGAGGCCCCGTGTCACCAGAGTGTAACCAGCCCTGCTGGCAGAGGGAGCTCACCTGCAGGAGGCAGTGCGAGGCTTTTCGCCAGAGGGCGCTGCTGCCCCAGAGGTTCCGAGTCCCTTCTGGTGGCCGACCTTCCTGTCTGTGTTATCTcgttatcctcacaacaacccaggtCATGATTAGTGCCacctctacagatgaggaaactgaggcacagaaaggtttgggaacttgcccaaagccacacagcaggTGAGTGTCAGAGTGGGGTTTGAACCCCAGCACCCACGCTTGTAACCACCACACAGGCTTCTTCTCACGATGAAGCACAGAACACCCTCGCTCCTGGCTCACCAAGTGCTTCCCGGACCAAACAGCGGGTCCTGTGCTGCCTGTGGTCGCAGCTTCCGTCCTGGCCCTCTGAGGGGGCTGGGACTGAGCAGAACAGCTGGGCCCATGACCTCCCGCCGCACTTTGGAGGCAGCAGCCTGGTTCCTACCGCTGGAGGTCAGGGGGTCACCAGGGGCTCCGGGCGCCTGTGGGGACTGCACCCATCCTCTTTCTCGTCCCGACTCCAAGGCCCTGTTTTAACTCTCTGCTGCCCGTAGGAGGGTTGTCCCTCTGAGTGGAACAATCTGGCCTTGGAATCCATGGACTGGAAAGTAAAAACCAGTCCCCAGAATACTAAAGTGGCAGGGCCTGGACGGAGCCCCGGGCTCCCCCACCTGACGGAGACAGTGCCCAGGGTGACACGTTCTGTCCCGGAGGCCCTTGCCGCCTGCCTGCCTTCCCCATTATCGCTCTCTCTGTGGGCGCCCCCCTCCTCTGGGGTAAATCAAGGCACCGTCCTTCTCGGCCTCTTACCATCGGGGACATAGGCCTGTgacctcagcctctctgagccgaGTTTTCCCCTGTGTGACGGGGGGATGATGAGCCTCATGGGGGTGAAACGAGACCAGCTGCAGACAGGGCCTCCACACATGTGGCAAAATGGTGCCAAAGGCAGCCCTTTGTGTCCCCCACTGAGGGACAGCCCCTGTCGTCCCTCACTCCTGAGATGGGCCCCCTGCAGACACCCTGTCCCGCCCTGCCTTGTTAACTTGCCCTCAGGGAGCAGACCCTCCTCGGGAGGCCTGCCCTGCTGCACCCAGATTCCTAACAATACTAAACTCTTCCAAAGCCCCCATAGGTGCCAGGCATGTTCCGCCACTCTAGAAATTCTGCTGTCCCATCGTGCACTCCTGcccttcttgtgttctctttaGGATGCCCCCTCCCCTACCCACTGTCACCCAAGAGCTGTTTCCTCAGAGACCCAGAGCTGCTTCCGCCAGGCCAGACCGCCCCATGCCAACAGCCCCGGGACTCACCGGGTTCAGGTAGGGAGGCTGGGGACAGATGAAGGCCATCTCTCCACCACCTCTGTGGCCACTGCTGCTTTTCACACCAGCCCGGCAGCAGTCTGCACTGGAGAGGACTTCACAAGGAAACCGAAACCTATGCAAGTTGGCCGTCATTCAACAGGGAGGAGCCAGGAGCAGGAGGAAGTGGatctggagaaagagagaggatggagtcctggggaaggagggatgaGGGTGAGAACCAGAGAGAGGGAAGTGGACACTCCCCACCCCAGtgaccctcccctcctctctcctcctgtgcTCCACCCCTGAGACCAAATCAAATTTGGTTCCTAGAGGTTCAAAGAGCCTGACCACACTGACATGACAGTGAGTTTCTAGACGATACCGCCCATTGTATGTAACTGTCTCCTGAGCATGCTCTGTCCGTGTCCAGAAAACAGTGGGGCTACATGACAGGGCCTGTGTGGCTGCACATGCCTGTGcccagggtggtggtggtggtgggaaggcctcgttatacccattttacacacagagaaactgaggcttggagagtctAAGGgacatgctcaaggtcacacagctcactaGTGGCAGCCTGAGCTGTATGAGGACACCTACGTTCTCTAAAAGGTATTTCTCCCCTTTAAAATTCTATTCATCGTGTAAAAACATCATCACATGGAAAGAAATGTTTTTCAAGAGAGTATGTCATAAAGGACATTGCTGTCCCGGAGTGCAGTGGTGTCCTGAAGCTCCCGAGCCCCTCTGTCTCCTTCtgctcttctcctctctccctttctctgggCTTCAGAAGGGAGACAGCAGAAGTCTTGGACATAGAGAACGTTCCAGGTGACATGGGGTGGGGAGGACATAATAAATAAACTGTCCTTTCCTGGCTTTAGCACCCAGTTAAGGGACGTGATGGACTGAAGGAGACGAGCAGGATaggcggggtggggggagtggggaggaggggagccgTGAAGTCCAGCAGGTCCCTGCAGTGTGCCCGGGAGAGGCCCAGCGGTCAGCCGAGCACGAGCCGTTCAGCGTCCTGCAGGCACCAGTGGGTAGAAGGCGCCCAGGGCCGCACGTCTGTCTGCACCCCCTTCCTTCTTGCACCTTGCTCGATGCAGCTGCATTTGCAAAGACTGACTTCTTTGAGACGCTCCCATAGACAGGCCCCAtgtccccctgccctccctccatccccactaTATTCCCGGATCCACCAGAGTTTGACCAGATTGAAGGGGCCGACAGCACAGTTGGAGCagaaaggagggaaaggaagggagattcTTGGCCATCCTCGCCGACACCAGGGACACCAGGGACATCGGGGACAACGTCATCGTGATtgggatgtggaacaactggaacccCATTCATTGCCAGGTTGGAGTGTAAAATAACATAACTTTGGAAACTTTTGATGGGTTCTAGTCAAGTCAAGTCTCCTGTCTCCTGGCTATTCTACCCCTAGCTATTTGCCCGAGAGAGGTAA is a genomic window containing:
- the LOC131417199 gene encoding galectin-9-like isoform X1, with protein sequence MTANLHRFRFPCEVLSSADCCRAGVKSSSGHRGGGEMAFICPQPPYLNPVVPFSGIIQGSLQEGLQITVNGAVLASSGTRFAVNFQTGPSDNDIAFHFNPRFERGGYLVCNTKQNGRWGPEERKTPLPLQRGSPFELSVLVQSSHFQVTVNGSLFVQYSHRVPFHRVDTLSVTGIVQLSSISFQNTRAAPVQPAFSTMHFSQAARFPHKPKGRKPQKERVNHTVLSAPQHMCPNPAVPPPAYPNPAYPLPFFTGIPGGLYPSKSIIVFGTVLPSAQRFHINLRSGSDIAFHLNPRFDENAVVRNTQVNGSWGSEERSLSGKMPFTRGQSFSVWIQCEGHCLRVAVNGGHLCEYHHRLRDLPAINNLEVAGDIHLTHVRT
- the LOC131417199 gene encoding galectin-9-like isoform X3 → MTANLHRFRFPCEVLSSADCCRAGVKSSSGHRGGGEMAFICPQPPYLNPVVPFSGIIQGSLQEGLQITVNGAVLASSGTRFAVNFQTGPSDNDIAFHFNPRFERGGYLVCNTKQNGRWGPEERKTPLPLQRGSPFELSVLVQSSHFQVTVNGSLFVQYSHRVPFHRVDTLSVTGIVQLSSISFQNTRAAPVQPAFSTMHFSQAARFPHKPKGRKPQKERVNHTVLSAPQHMCPNPAVPPPAYPNPAYPLPFFTGIPGGLYPSKSIIVFGTVLPSAQRFHINLRSGSDIAFHLNPRFDENAVVRNTQVNGSWGSEERSLSGKMPFTRGQSFSVPHAIPDS
- the LOC131417199 gene encoding galectin-9-like isoform X2, translating into MTANLHRFRFPCEVLSSADCCRAGVKSSSGHRGGGEMAFICPQPPYLNPVVPFSGIIQGSLQEGLQITVNGAVLASSGTRFAVNFQTGPSDNDIAFHFNPRFERGGYLVCNTKQNGRWGPEERKTPLPLQRGSPFELSVLVQSSHFQVTVNGSLFVQYSHRVPFHRVDTLSVTGIVQLSSISFQNTRAAPVQPAFSTMHFSQAARFPHKPKGRKPQERVNHTVLSAPQHMCPNPAVPPPAYPNPAYPLPFFTGIPGGLYPSKSIIVFGTVLPSAQRFHINLRSGSDIAFHLNPRFDENAVVRNTQVNGSWGSEERSLSGKMPFTRGQSFSVWIQCEGHCLRVAVNGGHLCEYHHRLRDLPAINNLEVAGDIHLTHVRT
- the LOC131417199 gene encoding galectin-9-like isoform X4, encoding MTANLHRFRFPCEVLSSADCCRAGVKSSSGHRGGGEMAFICPQPPYLNPVVPFSGIIQGSLQEGLQITVNGAVLASSGTRFAVNFQTGPSDNDIAFHFNPRFERGGYLVCNTKQNGRWGPEERKTPLPLQRGSPFELSVLVQSSHFQVTVNGSLFVQYSHRVPFHRVDTLSVTGIVQLSSISFQNTRAAPVQPAFSTMHFSQAARFPHKPKGRKPQLVVFTFVRAGYNAGFFPPEGKSQPHRVERPSTYVPESCSPTSGISQPSLPAAFLHRHPWWAVPLQEHHCVWHRPAQCSEVPHQPALWE